A stretch of DNA from Thalassospiraceae bacterium LMO-SO8:
CCCGCGTCACGGCGGCCGACCATGCGGATCTCGCGGCCTATGTCGCGAAGATGGAGGCGGTCGCGGTCTCCGGCCTGAACCGGCGGGAACAGATGGCCTTCTGGATCAACCTCTATAACGCGCTGACGGTAAAGGTGATCCTCGATCATTGGCCGGTGTCCTCGATCCGCGACATCGACATCTCGCCAGGCCTGTTTTCCGACGGGCCCTGGGGCAAGAAGCTGGCCGGGGTGGAAGGTGAAAAACTTGCCCTCGACGATATCGAACATCGCATCCTGCGTCCGATCTGGCGCGACCCCCGCCTGCATTACGCGGTCAACTGTGCGTCCATCGGCTGCCCCGACCTAGCGGCCCAGCCCTACACGGGCGACACGGTGGACCGCATGCTGACCGCCGCGGCGGAAACCTACGTCAACAGCGCGCGCGGGGCGCGCACCGACGCCGCCGGAAGGCTGATCGTGTCCAAAATCTACGACTGGTTCATCGATGATTTCGGCGGCACGGAGGCGGGCGTGCTGGCGCATCTGACGCGGTACGCC
This window harbors:
- a CDS encoding DUF547 domain-containing protein, with translation MIRAAVFLLVAVLAAPASAGGPKAEMWDRWQAHDPASTARVNHGAWGRFLARYLRVEPGGANRVDYARVTAADHADLAAYVAKMEAVAVSGLNRREQMAFWINLYNALTVKVILDHWPVSSIRDIDISPGLFSDGPWGKKLAGVEGEKLALDDIEHRILRPIWRDPRLHYAVNCASIGCPDLAAQPYTGDTVDRMLTAAAETYVNSARGARTDAAGRLIVSKIYDWFIDDFGGTEAGVLAHLTRYAGPDLKARLAGRTEIDDHAYDWRINAAP